From a region of the Vidua macroura isolate BioBank_ID:100142 chromosome 3, ASM2450914v1, whole genome shotgun sequence genome:
- the TUBE1 gene encoding tubulin epsilon chain: MTQSVVVQVGQCGNQVGCRFWDLALREHAAVNKKGIYDEALSSFFRNVDTRSGDNGPDIYKGKICSLKARALLIDMEEGVVNEILQGPLRDVFDSKQLITDVSGSGNNWAVGHKIYGCQYRENIVEKLRKTAEHCDCLQCFFIIHSMGGGTGSGLGTFVLNLLEEEFPEVYRFVTSVYPSGEDDVITSPYNSVLAMKELNEHADCVLPIENESLFEIVNKIHQMINSGKLGSTVKQNSLVTSSAGSAKTLQEKPFDAMNNIVANLLLNLTSSARFEGSLNMDLNEISMNLVPFPRLHYLVSSLTPLYTLADVNVPSRRLDQMFSDAFSRDHQLIQADPKHSLYLACALLVRGNVQVSDLRRNIERLKPSLHFVSWNQEGWKTGLCSVPPVGHSHSLLALANNTCVKPTFIELKDRFMKLYKKKAHLHHYLQIDGMEQSCFSEAVSSLSDLIEEYNELDATKGGPRIDPSRLKIAV; the protein is encoded by the exons ATGACCCAGTCGGTGGTGGTGCAGG TGGGACAGTGCGGGAACCAGGTGGGATGCCGTTTCTGGGACCTGGCGCTGCGGGAACACGCCGCTGTCAACAAG AAAGGAATTTATGATGAAGCCTTAAGCAGTTTCTTTAGGAACGTAGATACAAG aagtggtGATAATGGTCCTGatatttacaaaggaaaaatctgctCTTTAAAAGCACGA GCACTGTTGATTGACATGGAGGAGGGTGTGGTAAATGAAATTCTACAGGGACCATTGAGGGATGTGTTTGATAGCAAGCAGCTTATCACAGATGTTTCTGGTTCAGGAAACAACTG GGCTGTAGGTCATAAGATATATGGCTGTCAGTACCGGGAAAACATAgtggaaaagctgagaaaaactGCTGAACATTGTGACTGTCTACAGTGTTTCTTTATAATTCATTCCATGGGAGGTG GGACAGGATCTGGTCTTGGAACTTTTGTACTAAATTTGCTTGAGGAGGAGTTCCCAGAAGTATATAGATTTGTTACTTCAGTTTATCCCTCTGGTGAAGATGATGTTATTACTTCTCCATATAACAGTGTTCTGGCTATGAAGGAGCTTAATGAACATGCAGACTGTGTGCTACCAATAGAGAATGAA TCTCTGTTTGAGATAGTTAATAAAATTCATCAGATGATCAATTCTGGGAAGTTAGGATCAACTGTGAAGCAAAACAGCTTGGTAACATCAAGTGCAGGCAGTGCAAAAACACTACAAGAGAAGCCATTTGATGCAATGAATAATATCGTAGCCAACTTGCTGCTGAACCTGACAAG ctCTGCTAGATTTGAGGGTTCCCTAAATATGGATCTTAATGAAATCAGCATGAATTTGGTTCCATTTCCTCGACTTCATTATTTGGTTTCAAGCTTGACTCCTCTGTATACACTGGCAGATGTTAATGTTCCTTCTAGaag GTTGGATCAGATGTTCTCAGATGCGTTTAGCAGAGATCATCAGCTAATTCAAGCAGATCCAAAGCACAGCCTCTACCTGGCCTGTGCACTTCTTGTTCGAGGAAATGTGCAGGTTTCAGACCTTCGCAGAAATATTGAAAG GTTGAAGCCTTCTCTGCACTTTGTCTCCTGGAACCAAGAGGGCTGGAAAACTGGTTTGTGTTCAGTACCTCCTGTGggccattcccattcccttctGGCTTTAGCAAACAACACCTGTGTAAAACCAACTTTCATTGAACTCAAAGACAGATTTATGAAGCTCTACAAGAAAAAG gCTCACCTTCACCATTATCTGCAAATAGATGGGATGGAGCAAAGCTGTTTTTCAGAAGCTGTATCCTCTTTGTCTGACCTAATAGAAGAGTACAATGAATTGGATGCTACAAAAGGTGGGCCTAGAATAGATCCTTCAAGACTGAAGATAGCTGTTTAA